From a single uncultured Desulfovibrio sp. genomic region:
- a CDS encoding LacI family DNA-binding transcriptional regulator, whose protein sequence is MTEQEAAMTAEASSKSRVRHTAAKKVTLAHVAKAAGVSQATVSMVLNGREGVSFADETIAAVFAAAESLGYRNARRAVGCANVPSVLVVAPNVTNPYYSTVIQAMQQAAALKGYATSIYTTYRSLESELSALRLARNMGMAGIIFALLAHPEEVLEKADRKLPMVVIGDRRQNLNVDTVELNNYDAGSLIARHMHDLGHQHLAYISTTLDQANPIRMQRLQGLRDTFAQLCPQGTVLVKSRDISPETELENLQIEHIVGLELTRKCLDDKKITAFVAVNDMVAYGVIDAVRGAGFTIPGDYSVCGFDNIFPSGFAGVALTTVEHYMRDKGRNALEILHNKISGAASDRNITRVEYSHKLITRTSTAAPRAGSAVA, encoded by the coding sequence ATGACTGAACAGGAGGCTGCCATGACGGCAGAAGCAAGCAGCAAGAGTCGCGTCAGGCATACCGCCGCAAAAAAAGTTACGCTTGCCCATGTGGCAAAGGCAGCCGGAGTTTCTCAGGCAACGGTTTCGATGGTGCTCAACGGGCGCGAAGGTGTGTCGTTTGCTGACGAAACCATTGCCGCAGTTTTTGCGGCGGCGGAGAGTCTGGGCTATCGGAATGCAAGGAGAGCCGTTGGGTGTGCAAACGTTCCCTCAGTGCTTGTGGTGGCCCCCAACGTCACCAATCCATATTATTCCACAGTTATTCAGGCCATGCAGCAGGCCGCCGCGCTCAAGGGCTATGCCACCAGCATCTATACCACCTACCGCAGCCTTGAGAGCGAGCTGTCGGCCCTGCGCCTTGCGCGCAATATGGGCATGGCAGGTATTATTTTTGCCCTGCTGGCCCATCCGGAAGAAGTGCTTGAAAAGGCTGACCGCAAGTTGCCCATGGTTGTTATTGGCGACAGGCGGCAGAATCTTAATGTGGATACGGTGGAATTGAACAATTACGATGCAGGCAGCCTCATTGCCCGGCATATGCACGATCTGGGGCATCAGCATCTGGCCTACATTTCCACTACGCTGGATCAGGCCAACCCCATCCGCATGCAGCGATTGCAGGGCCTGCGCGACACCTTTGCCCAACTGTGCCCCCAAGGCACGGTGCTGGTAAAAAGCCGGGATATCAGCCCCGAGACAGAGCTGGAGAATTTGCAGATCGAACACATTGTGGGCCTTGAGCTGACGCGCAAATGCCTTGATGACAAAAAAATCACCGCCTTTGTGGCGGTGAACGACATGGTGGCTTACGGCGTGATAGATGCCGTGCGCGGAGCAGGCTTTACCATTCCCGGCGACTACAGTGTTTGCGGCTTTGACAATATATTTCCCTCAGGCTTTGCGGGCGTGGCACTGACCACGGTTGAGCATTATATGCGCGATAAGGGACGCAACGCACTGGAAATTTTGCACAATAAAATCAGCGGAGCGGCCTCTGATCGAAATATCACCCGCGTGGAATACAGTCATAAGCTCATCACGCGTACTTCTACTGCTGCGCCGCGCGCTGGTAGTGCAGTGGCGTAG
- a CDS encoding helix-turn-helix transcriptional regulator: protein MRTTYLNTLPDHWQPVAAVFAAMGDTTRQRILLLFEPGEELSIKDIAAEFDFGRSTIVHHLTVLEKAGILAVRREGRQALYSVCHHIVLDSLEKLRLFIEEDLQEGAAAQPQAEKGTNA from the coding sequence ATGAGAACGACGTATCTGAATACCCTCCCTGACCATTGGCAGCCCGTAGCCGCAGTATTCGCAGCCATGGGGGATACCACACGCCAGCGCATCCTGCTTTTGTTTGAGCCTGGCGAGGAGCTTTCCATCAAGGATATTGCCGCAGAATTTGATTTTGGCCGTTCCACCATTGTGCATCACCTTACCGTGCTGGAAAAAGCCGGAATCCTCGCAGTGCGGCGCGAGGGCAGGCAGGCACTGTATTCTGTATGCCACCATATTGTGCTGGATTCTCTGGAAAAACTTCGCCTTTTTATTGAAGAAGATCTGCAAGAAGGGGCCGCAGCGCAGCCCCAAGCAGAAAAGGGAACAAACGCATGA